Within the Erigeron canadensis isolate Cc75 chromosome 6, C_canadensis_v1, whole genome shotgun sequence genome, the region ATGAAGCTACTGCTTCAAGCATGATGGTTGGATGACCGTGATCACCACGCGTAAACTGACCTTGCCATGCCTTGGGACAGTTCTTCCAAGGCTAGTGCATGCAATCAATGCTTCCAAGCATGCCTGGGAAGCCATGAAGCTCTTCATGTCGAGCGCACAAGCGTTGTATGTCCTCCGGTGTAGGTCTACGCAAGTATTCATCCCTGTAAAGTTCGAACACACACTTACAGTGATAGTCTAGATAACACCTTGTTGTTTCTTCTCCCATCTGTAGACACTCGTCAAGTGAGTAAGGATTGTAGCCATACGCCAATTGACATATGGCGCATAAACACTTTTGGATGCTGCTGAAACCAGGCTTTCCTCGGGCATCAAgctgcttgtcttgcattctTTTAAAATGCAAAGGCACAGGACCTGGATTGCGAGATGAGTATGATATTATGCCGTTCACAATGTGCATGAACATAGGTCTAGACATACGGAATCGTCGCCTAAAGCTCTTCAACGAATACTTTGGGTTTTCGTTAAAGTAAGCTGCCATTAGGCGCTCGTGAGTACCATATCGATCTCTTTCGACGACCATACGAGGTTTGTATGGTCTTGatgattcaccttgttcaagcAAATCAACACATTCGGCCATGATGCCAAAAAGCTCCTCATCATCGTCTGTAGTAGAAAACAAATCGGGTCTCGTGTACGTTGATAAACTTGAATGAAACTGGTTGTTCATGATGATTTATGTATACGAAAGTGTGTTTTGGTATAATATAGCTGAATATATGCAAGAGTGGTGTCAAATGGTGGTTCACTTGAAGTGTATATATAGCCATTTTAAAAAACTAGCCGTTAAGGACTAAAGTTGTCACTTTTTTGAACCTGTTTTGAACTATATAGCCGTTTAGGGGCTAAACTTGCCAAATGGTGAAACTTATTTTTGTCTTCTTCCTTTTGAATTCATACCTGttgcattaaaaaaataataaaaagtacaaACGTAAAGACTAGTCCCTGCAGGGACGAACGAGGCGGACGAGCGAGGAACGAGTTCCACCCAACGGTGTTGACTCGTCCCTGTAAGTCGAACGAGGTCAAGGACGAACCATTGGCTACTCTTAGGAGGCTCTCGTACGAAACCAACTAGACATTTTGATATTCccaaaaaattatttctaaaggacaaaaaacaagtaaaaattACTTAAATATTCTAAACTTAACTGGAATATATTAGTATAGACaccaataaatttttttttttatcaatttggTCAACTAATTCTTACTACCTAATAATTTTCATAAGAAAGAATATCACCCAATCAAATCATCCCAAGTGTTAATAGTTCCAAATACCAAATTAATAATTTTGCATCTCTTGCTTATAaatgagtaaattacactttttgtccTTCAAGTTGGctagtttttcacttttcatccttaaagtttaaaaattacaattttgaccttaaacttgGCAGATTTTTGCAATCGACATCCCTTGGCCAGACGGTGTTAAAAAAAGGCCGTTAACGAGCGATCGTGCGTCGCACGTGAGGGCAGTTCCGTCTTTTCGCTTTTTAAAGTTCTAATATACTGAGTAagttacatttttcgtcccagATATTGTTAcgattttcattttcaatccttttcaaaaaaaacccagatgtattattgtattatatcttttttaaatataaatcttATCACATTTATCCTAACACTCATATAAAAGGGAAAAGATATAATACTGAGTAaaaattcattcattcattcattttttacacacacaaacacaaccaccagccaccaccatCGACTCCACCTCCTCCCATATCAATCACTAGCAATCACTAACAGTTATCATCACCACTCCTCCTCCGCCGCCGGAACGTCATATCGAAAAAAGAACCGACATACCATATGTATTTTGTTGCCTCAAAAACGCGTTTGGGTCGCCATTGAATCGTCGTTTTAGCTTCAAAAAAGGTGTTCGAGACTTTCAGACTACCACCCATAGTTGGAGATGAAAAACTGACTTAGGAATCCACCAGATCTGGTCCCTTTCCGTCGGCACCACCATATCTTTGTGGTAGTGGTTTGCGGTGGTCAACAAAGGGTTTTAAAATCACTTTGCGTTGATGAAGAcgaggaagaagaaaaaaaaccttAACTTTATCATCACAATCTCAACTCAATCTTTTCCAATCATCAGATTTGTAAAATCATCGTCATGCAAATCTGTAAATCCGTCGGATACACCGCCGCTCAAACCATGCGGTGATTAACAAAGTGTTACCAGATTTTCCGGTAGttagtgaaaaagaaaaaaaaagcaacgGTGGCTGACTTGGAAAATGAGGGTAAgtgtttattatttaattggatGTGtttcaatatacatatatatatatatatatatatcttattaaattacatttttccGATCAAGTGAATtgtgatgttgatgatgatgatgatcatcttgatgatgattatttgaatttattatatatgaatgtattcttatttgattacatttttttgatctggtgatgatgatcatttgatgatgatgatgatgatatgggttgtaatttaagagtaaattacatttgcAATCTGATTTTTCTGTTGATGATTTGCTATCTGggttatatgatgatgatgatgatgatttgatgaatgatgataattAATAGAGGAAATTGTAATTTTTGTCTTTGAAATTGGTAGGTTTTGCAATTTCAGTCCCTCAGTGTAAAGGGGAAAAAACGGAACTGCCCTCACGTGATTGGCACGAGCGGGCATTAACGgccttttttttaacttagtGTGGCCAAAGGATGTCGATTGCAAAAATCTGTcaagtttaaggtcaaaattgtaattttttcactttagtgatcaaaagtaaaaaacgtgtcaacttcaaggacaaaaagtgtaatttactcctTATAAATTATAATCGAATTTATTTTTGGTTGATATACCTTCAAAGTTCCAAATTCCAAACTAGGATCGGAGAAAATGATTGACTACAAtattttacaaacattttttgtACCAGTCAGATTCAAGTAAGTTACATGTTTCTCTTTCttgaatttattaaaaaattattttgcaTGATATGCTTGAATGGTTTAATTTCTTATTAAAAGATTAAGTGGTAAATAttcattaactaaaaaaatatacctCCATTATAGCTGAATGGTTGAGTATCAACTTTTCATGCtagaggtcttgagttcgaaaCATGGAAAGGACATTTTAAggtatttcacaaataaagttttttagTGAAGCATGTTTGAGTCTTCCAGAGGGGCatggttttatcccaattaaatgtcgtgtcttCGGGCTGTTTAATTTGAGATTTCGTCTCCTACTAGGTATCGAGGGtgagggggctctctagcgcggactcGATTAAGATAACATAAGCTAGATCCCCTATTACGAACAAATGATCtgcatcttttaaaaaaaattataggtGTCTAAAGTTTAATATACCACTTCAATTTAGACCATTTAGGTAAATGCTTCCCGTACTTCCACATGCAGTGCAGTGGTTGTACATAAGGCAATAATCTCTTTGTGATGGATGAAATCTCAGAAtcaaacattgaagaaagagcagGGTTTTATTCATAATTAGTGTCGTGTTTTTAAGCGGTTAATTAagagttttttttcttctactaGGTATTGGACGGTAAGAAGCTCTGTAAACTTATGCGTCCCAAAGTCAATTTAGACCATTTGGATACGGATACGGACATACGGTTTAGTTATTCATTAATTTCGCGCATCCCAAAGGCTTCCTTTTggactaagaaaaaaaaaacaagtcgGTTTCCTTTCCATAAATTGCTGTCAAATTTTACATGGAGTGTGTGGGACCTCAGTCACACCACGCcagcttctttcttttttaaaaaacaataaatttatttCCGACCGTTACACAgaccaaaaaaaattaaaattaaaataaaaaacccccACTGACCACTCTctaaaacaaacacacacacaaaaacacttACAACAACAAAGGGAATTCACATTCACAgagaataataaaaataaaaataaatcagaaAAATGAGCAGCAGCGCAGCGAAAAGACACTGGAAGAAAGCAGCTAATGTAACACGCGCTCTCTTTTTCAATCGTTTCAACACCTCCAAATGGTAATTATATTATTCCTAATCTTATCTtatctgtgtatatatatatatataatatctatatgtGTGTGTTGTTGAATTTGATTGTAAAAATGATTTTGAGGCCTGGTTTTTTGTGTAATATAATAAtgtgaatatatgtattttattattcCTAATCttattgtatgtgtgtgtatatatatgtgtgtgtgtgtgtgttgtttaATTTGAATGGAAGTAGATTTTGAGGCCTGATTTTGTGTGTGATATAtaatgtgaatatatatatatatatatatatatatatgtatatgtatgtgaatGTAGTAAGACGGCGGCGAAGCTGGGGGTAGCTAGGATAAAGCTGCTGAGGAATAAGAGACAGGTGGTGGTTAGACAAATGAGACGTGATATCGCATTGTTACTTCAGTCTGGTCAAGACGCTACTGCTCGTATTCGGGTATTCCttcattctctctttctttttacTTTACATTCTGATTTTTACTTTGTTAAGTTATCGTGGCTAGCtacttatagttattttagatataaGGTAGATATGATTAAGCTGTAATTTAGTACTGTGATTACTGGTGAAATAGGAAACTTGGTGAATTGTGTTGGAAGTGGATATATTGTTAAGCATTTATGCCTGCTAGATGTCCagctgaattttgttcgtatttttcttgattttaatggAAATGAATAAGAACATATATCATAGTTGTGTGTTTTATGAACTCTATTAATTCTTTATGCAACTAGCGCCTTAAAGAATGTCATGAATAGTTCAGTGGAAAAAGGCTGTCTAACATGTTACTGTGAGGTTGTGTATGGACTTCAATCCTTAAATTTAAGTTAAGCAGAGTATTTCCCTGAAGGTATATTGATACAATATTAAGGTTTTATTACATGGAGTTAAATCTTTGAGTACTACTGTTTAACGTATTCCTTCGTTCGTTTAATTAGTATACATCATCTCTTGAAAACTGAAGTTGAATTATGGCTATTGTACATAGTGTCATAGTGTACTCTGTTTGTTCACATATCAAAAGGTAAAAGACCAAAAGGTTAAATGTAAAAGGGACTTCTAAATGTCTTATACCATTGTATGACTTCATTGTAACATTAGAATGTACTAGAAACTATGTTTCCGAAAAATACTGATGGTGAATGACGGAAAGTAATTGAATCTATTCAGAATGAGAAACATTTAATTCGACTTTTAAGAACCAAATTCTCCTCATTAGTTGACCTGAAGTTTTTTGCGTATGAAGGTTGAGCATGTGATGAGAGAACAGAATATCCTGGCAGCTAACGAGTTTATTGAGCTCTTCTGTGAACTAATTGTGCAAAGACTTACAATTATTGCAAAACAAAGGTATATTACGAGCAAACTAGTATAAAGTCTACCATTTACTTGTAACATACCATTTCAACAAAACCTCCTCTCACactgttttaatttgtttcagGGAGTGCCCAGCAGATTTGAAAGAAGGGATATCGAGTTTGATTTTTGCAGCTCCCAGATGTTCTGAGATTCCAGAATTGGTTGCACTTAGGGATATTTTTGAGAAGAAATATGGCAAAGATTTTGTTAGTGCAGCTACTGATCTACGACCTGATTGTGGGGTTAATCGAATGGTGATTATTTTGTTGTTAGTCCTGCATTTGTGATTCATATGATTATGCTTTTGTTCACTGCCTTTCTGATCACTGCCTTTCTGAAGATGTTAGATGATTGAGGCTTATTGAACTTTTGCAGCTTATCGACAAGCTCTCTGTTAGAACCCCTGCTGGTGAAGTGAAATTGAAAATCCTAAAGGAAATAGCCAAAGAATATCAAATCGAATGGGACACAACAGAATCTGAAACAGAACTTCTCAAGCCAGCTGAAAAGCTTATTGTACGTCTTTATCTCTTCATATCTATGTGTATGATATTCTGCACATATTAACACACAATGTATAATCAAATTTGTGTCTTTAAATGATAGTGTCATCTTTTTCTGCAGGACGGGCCACAGGCCTTTGTGAGTGCTTCTACCATGCCTGTCAAGCCTACACCGCAGCAATATGTTCAACCAGACAACCCACCATCACGCAGGTAACATATGATCCTCTTATGTATCCTAATCACTCTGACCATGATTACTAAGTTGACATAGAGGTTGTTGGATCAACATGTTACACATGTGTGTGAATTTTACGACCACAAAGATATTTATTGTCAAAGGTAGAgggaaataatataaattaatggcATTTAAATATTCAATCTCTTCTTTTGTTATGTTAGATATTCGAGCAATAGTCAACACGTGATGCATTTTGATGACACAAAGTCAGCTGCTGAAGCTGCTGCTGAGTCAGCTAAGATGGCAATTGCTG harbors:
- the LOC122605539 gene encoding IST1-like protein; the encoded protein is MSSSAAKRHWKKAANVTRALFFNRFNTSKCKTAAKLGVARIKLLRNKRQVVVRQMRRDIALLLQSGQDATARIRVEHVMREQNILAANEFIELFCELIVQRLTIIAKQRECPADLKEGISSLIFAAPRCSEIPELVALRDIFEKKYGKDFVSAATDLRPDCGVNRMLIDKLSVRTPAGEVKLKILKEIAKEYQIEWDTTESETELLKPAEKLIDGPQAFVSASTMPVKPTPQQYVQPDNPPSRRYSSNSQHVMHFDDTKSAAEAAAESAKMAIAAAEAAAYLASKDLNQSTQPHESINNSRNTTNYDSISSNPSIQKNSGGSHISSDSAKAQRRYSYNASGVKFDDSDCDEEPEIDYNKMCQEPTRRHTYGAPPPVSSVKFDESESDYDEEIEMDHDYDRSSGMNHGPPNRPAPPAPSVKQSQRVHPKLPDYDTLAARFEALKHHKS